Genomic segment of Panicum virgatum strain AP13 chromosome 2K, P.virgatum_v5, whole genome shotgun sequence:
GATTTGAGGAGTCGTCGTCCGGAGGTTGATGGTCACACGTTCATCTTTAGCGTCGTCGGGAGTGGGGTGTGTGCACGCACAAATGCCATttcttttctctatttctttctGTAACAATACTGGTCCATTTTTTCTCCAACCTGTTATATACCTTGTTCAAGATtttttcatatataaaagtgTACTGGGTGCGCTATATACCTCTCGCAAATTCTCATATATTGTGAGTTGGTTTTGTTACGCAATAACACTGCGCAGTTTCAAATCGTGTAGTGGCTAGAAAGGTGGATGCTTGGCAAGTCGATGAACTGCAGAAGCTAGTTGCATGGAACACATCAACAGATTGACTCGTGTTCTTTGAAGGGACGAGGGCAAGAAAACAGACATGCTCCATGCATAATTTTCCAGATCTCCCCTGCCCATAGCCTTGTCAGAATTTCCAAGGATCACAAATCACAAAAACGATACATTTTTACTAATGGCAACTGGAATGATAGATGTGAGGTGAGGCAACACCAAATCGAGCGGTTAATTTGTGAAATTCACAGAAAATGGTAGAAGTAAATGTTTCCTATCGGCCCACTAAGGGCAAATATAACAGTATAGACAGCTACCGTCTCTTTAGCACAAACAGACAGCTTAAACAGACAGATTGTACAATAGGTTGTCTGTTTAGCTGTCTGTAAGATGTTTAATTAATCATTTAACACATAAATCATGATGATCTAGTGCATACTTGATCTTTGTAGCTATTTTATTGCATACATGAGAATGCATAATATATTCAAATAATTTATACGACTCTTAAAATAAGCatgtataatatatatatatatatatattcatatgaAATGTTCTCAAAAATACATTATATGATATAATAATAAAGTCTTCAGGCTGGATCAATTTCTTCAAGATCAGCTTCAAAATTTTCGTGTGTGGCCTCCATGTCTTCAGGCACGGTGCTCATTGCCTAAAATCACCAAAAATAAGAACATCCTTCAATAATATGATCTTTTAACATGCCTAACATGATTAGACCAGGAAAAAGATCAGGTAGTATACACTTGTAtcaattacaaaaaaaaacaattcagCACAAAACTATGTAAATGTTCACCCTATACTAGTAATTCGTAGTTCAGTTATATAACCGTGAACATGGGTGAAGCGATTTAACCTATCCCCTTTTAATTTTCTTTAAACATGGTCTGTGCACTGCACAAGATggtgtatctttttttttttaagtttattcatataattttcagtTCACctgggagttttttttttctgttggtTCAAGAGTACAGTCATTTATACTAGGATATACTGTTTCAACTTTGGAATCCTTCCTCAAATTAACTGAACTTTTTATCCATTTAACCTTAAATACTGTGGCCGGGTGTCACCTGTCTTGCACTAATTCATACAATCATACCAGATGCCATCATTTTAAAGATAGGAAATGCTGCCATTTACAACAGGTGATGTTTGAACAAGTTGGTGTGAACTTTCATCCTTTTATTTTCTAGATAGCATCTGGAATCAATGTCCACATGCCAAGCTGCAAGGCATGCAAGTTACGAAGCTATGTtgaatctttttttctttcactgTTAAAAACATTGAGACTGTTAGCATGTGCTAGTTTGGCTAATACCATAGATTCAACGTTTACTTCAGGATGTTGCTACTCCCTAAATTAACACTAAAGACATACTGAAGTCCAGTAGATTGAGCAATAGTGATAAAAATTGAGAGCAACATTGAGAAAAATTGAGGATGAATCATCAGTACCATGTTGCAGGATCTGAATTCAGCATCCATGGTTGTGAATCGAGTTGCTGTCGAAGAAGCCGCCGGCACCGCCAGCATCCATGGTTGAGACATCGAGTAGCTGCAACATATCCACTCGTTCCGTTCTGCTCCGGCAGTCCGGCACCTGGGCGGCGCGGCCAGAAGCCACCTGCTCCGGCGTCGCCGCAGCTCCCCCTGGCCTTCCCTTTCTAGCCACCTGCTCCGGCGTCGCCGCAGCTCCCCCTGGCCTGAAGAATAGAAGACATGGGAAGAGCATTCCTACATACCCCGTCGGGAAGCATTGATATCTGCCCCCAATTCAATAAGCACCAGGGCCAGGCCACGCGCTCGCCTTCATCTGGGAGCCAGTAGACTGAGAAGCAGCATTTACCCCAACATAAGCACATAACCTAAATTATTAAAAAAAGCGCATAACCTATCAACCAATTCCCAAGCAAATTAACATGAGCTAGAGCTACTCGAGGTCTGACCGTTAGTTACCTCGAGGAGGTTTAAGGTCACCCTGCGCGCAGAGGGCACCAATTCGCTCGATGCTGCCGTCCTTGTGCAGCTGCCGGTCCAGCGGCATCAGTCGCTTGCTTTCGCAGGCACCCATCTGGAATCACCAGAAAGCTCAAGAAATTGGAGGCGGAGGCAGCAGGGTGGAGAGCAAACTGGCGGATAGATAAAGCATTCCTGGCACAAGTGAGGGGTACAACCAAGAACGCAAATTCTGTGAAACCGGCCAAAGAACCCGACGATCACTCATGGATGAAGATGCCCCTGACGCGGCGACTCGGGCTCAAGAACCGACGGATCCACGCTGATTGGGTTGTAGATTTGGGAATTCTCtttggagagaggagagggtttTGGGGTGGGAAGGAAGAACGCTGCGCCTGCGGTGACAGTTCGGCTCCCCACTCCCGCACTGTGCCTGCCAGTGGCAGGTGTCTCCTTCGTATTGGCCCTTTGCTTTTGGCCCCATCATCCTGCACAGTTGGTTAAAGTTTTGCAGATTTGCCActgaaaaaaatatatgtagCAATGCATTTTGCTTATTCTTCATCTCCCGACTCGCTCTCTATTTGGCAACAAGATGAAGCAATGCATTTTGCCATCTTGTTTCCCCTTATTC
This window contains:
- the LOC120670153 gene encoding uncharacterized protein LOC120670153 isoform X1 — protein: MGACESKRLMPLDRQLHKDGSIERIGALCAQGDLKPPRVYWLPDEGERVAWPWCLLNWGQISMLPDGVCRNALPMSSILQARGSCGDAGAGGFWPRRPGAGLPEQNGTSGYVAATRCLNHGCWRCRRLLRQQLDSQPWMLNSDPATWQ
- the LOC120670153 gene encoding uncharacterized protein LOC120670153 isoform X2 codes for the protein MGACESKRLMPLDRQLHKDGSIERIGALCAQGDLKPPRGQGELRRRRSRWLEREGQGELRRRRSRWLLAAPPRCRTAGAERNEWICCSYSMSQPWMLAVPAASSTATRFTTMDAEFRSCNMAMSTVPEDMEATHENFEADLEEIDPA